A region from the Brachyspira hampsonii genome encodes:
- a CDS encoding permease prefix domain 1-containing protein, with amino-acid sequence MNINEFYKNIKKKYPNTKEVLEQLDEIKDMLNSKVQNYVKNGMKYEEASSKAIESLGNIDEVFEDISKDAKIVYNVYIKILTALISSFSTAFLAFILGLIIDNLSFFNETTKIGYKLTMPYFYLMLFIYIVIYSFWNFSDNIKPKIRKYSYDIYKINLKNSIIAVLVYSVIMLIMNMVTIKYNNYLWFVWAFIGILNWTISIIADYYLFRSKIFEYKK; translated from the coding sequence ATGAATATTAATGAGTTTTATAAAAATATTAAAAAGAAATATCCTAATACAAAAGAAGTTCTTGAGCAATTAGATGAAATAAAAGATATGCTTAATTCTAAAGTTCAGAATTATGTAAAAAATGGAATGAAATATGAAGAAGCAAGCAGTAAAGCTATAGAGAGTCTCGGAAATATTGATGAAGTTTTTGAAGATATAAGTAAAGATGCTAAAATTGTTTATAATGTTTATATAAAAATATTAACTGCTTTGATATCATCTTTTTCTACAGCTTTTTTGGCTTTTATTTTGGGTTTGATTATAGATAATTTAAGTTTTTTTAATGAAACTACTAAAATCGGATATAAACTTACTATGCCTTATTTTTATTTGATGTTATTTATTTATATAGTTATTTATTCTTTTTGGAATTTTTCTGATAATATCAAACCTAAAATAAGAAAGTATAGTTATGATATATATAAGATTAATTTAAAGAACTCTATTATTGCTGTTCTGGTATATTCTGTAATAATGCTTATTATGAATATGGTTACTATTAAGTATAATAATTATTTATGGTTTGTTTGGGCTTTTATTGGAATATTAAATTGGACTATTTCTATAATTGCAGATTATTATTTATTTAGGAGTAAGATATTTGAATATAAAAAATAA
- a CDS encoding permease prefix domain 1-containing protein — protein MIDDFCNELKNKYPNTQKIRDQIEELRNYLYMKSEEYINDSKEEAFKKALKSFGDVDSLLEELSKDAKIINKYRLYLFAGIIDIFIAAFLSLLLCFISLKNNNISFFSYINNSLIASIFFIISGTIAIFLITVIPFINMRSIYEVIEYTYNDYKINLKYSIIGFFIISLAVFIFNMFFSPHNIWFVFVIIYFLSWPLTVFFFYKFFKNSDKNINRK, from the coding sequence ATGATAGATGATTTTTGTAATGAGCTGAAAAATAAATACCCTAATACTCAAAAAATTAGAGATCAGATTGAAGAGCTTAGAAATTATTTATATATGAAAAGTGAAGAATATATAAATGATTCTAAAGAAGAAGCTTTTAAAAAGGCTCTTAAATCTTTCGGGGATGTAGATTCACTTCTTGAAGAATTATCCAAGGATGCAAAAATTATTAATAAATACAGATTATATTTATTTGCCGGCATTATTGATATTTTTATTGCGGCTTTTTTAAGTTTATTATTATGCTTTATATCTTTGAAAAATAATAATATATCATTTTTTTCTTATATAAATAATTCATTGATTGCTAGTATATTTTTTATTATTTCTGGAACAATTGCTATTTTTTTAATTACAGTTATACCATTTATTAATATGCGTAGTATATATGAGGTAATTGAATATACTTATAATGATTATAAAATCAATTTAAAATATTCTATAATCGGTTTTTTTATTATATCTTTAGCCGTATTTATATTTAATATGTTCTTTAGTCCGCATAATATTTGGTTTGTATTTGTTATTATATATTTTTTATCTTGGCCTTTGACTGTATTTTTCTTTTATAAGTTTTTTAAAAATTCTGATAAAAATATTAATAGGAAATAG
- a CDS encoding PadR family transcriptional regulator, which produces MYIESDIIRGHIDAVVLHFLEYNDSYGYELSKLITDKTNGEYEINGQTLYSAIRRLEGKKLIESYWGDESHGGRRKYYKITEEGKKFLKEERYIWLFTKKIIDKLLDIE; this is translated from the coding sequence ATGTATATAGAAAGTGATATTATAAGAGGTCATATAGATGCTGTGGTTCTGCATTTTTTGGAGTATAATGATTCTTACGGTTATGAGCTTTCTAAATTAATCACTGATAAAACTAATGGAGAATATGAGATTAATGGTCAGACTTTATACAGTGCTATAAGAAGGCTCGAAGGTAAGAAGTTAATAGAAAGTTATTGGGGCGATGAAAGTCATGGCGGAAGAAGAAAATATTATAAAATTACAGAAGAAGGTAAAAAGTTTTTGAAAGAAGAGAGATATATATGGCTATTCACGAAGAAGATAATAGATAAACTTCTTGATATTGAATAG
- a CDS encoding ABC transporter permease, producing the protein MKTIFKLTMKKAIRDPFLIFWSIFFPLVIVISLGLFFKMESYTVHILTAMSCVSVLAYSFMTTSFNVLSQRKRGVYNLLKVTPLPLYKYIISLSCAWVIISIISCLFVFFVCALFFKLEFYFASILLFLPVIILASLLYIFISFFVSSLVKNNETASILYNIILMASMFLSDGYYSLYNAPNIVQILSKLNIFQYFLNAFRGAFYFDFHAYFIGIAVLLVCLIIALILAVNTFRYADK; encoded by the coding sequence ATGAAAACTATATTTAAACTCACAATGAAAAAAGCTATAAGAGATCCTTTCCTTATATTTTGGTCTATATTTTTTCCTTTGGTGATAGTTATATCATTAGGACTTTTTTTCAAAATGGAAAGCTATACTGTGCATATACTTACTGCTATGAGCTGTGTGAGTGTTCTTGCTTATTCTTTTATGACTACTAGTTTTAATGTACTTAGTCAGAGAAAGCGAGGAGTTTATAATCTGCTTAAAGTAACGCCTCTTCCTTTATACAAATATATTATAAGTTTATCTTGTGCTTGGGTAATAATATCTATTATAAGCTGTTTATTTGTATTTTTTGTATGTGCTTTATTTTTTAAATTAGAATTTTATTTTGCTTCTATACTTTTATTTTTGCCTGTAATTATATTGGCATCTTTGCTTTATATATTTATAAGCTTCTTTGTTTCTAGTCTTGTAAAAAATAATGAGACAGCAAGCATATTATATAATATTATTTTAATGGCTTCTATGTTTTTAAGCGACGGTTATTATTCATTATATAATGCTCCTAATATAGTGCAAATTTTAAGCAAATTAAATATTTTTCAGTATTTTTTGAATGCTTTTAGAGGTGCTTTTTATTTTGATTTTCATGCTTATTTTATTGGTATAGCGGTACTTCTAGTATGTTTAATAATTGCTTTAATTCTTGCAGTCAATACTTTTAGATATGCTGATAAATAA
- a CDS encoding ABC transporter ATP-binding protein encodes METLISARNIEKKFNKNLILKNVNFDINKGEIIVLVGPNGSGKTTLINILLGILKADKGELKINIDNYKKHIGVQLQSTPFFDGYSVKDNILMFSALYDIKMTDEEIESITKKYGLNPKTLAIKLSGGEQKKLAIMIATMQNPDLLIFDEPTASLDPRERYNVKNMLLEFAKNNKTILFTSHDLEEVEDLAGKIVFLYKGEILESGSKEELLNKYNFDSLEKLYLHITKY; translated from the coding sequence ATGGAAACATTGATTAGTGCTAGAAATATAGAAAAGAAATTTAATAAAAATCTTATTTTAAAGAATGTTAATTTTGATATAAATAAAGGTGAAATAATAGTACTTGTAGGTCCTAATGGTTCAGGAAAAACGACATTAATTAATATATTATTAGGAATATTAAAAGCTGATAAAGGCGAATTAAAAATAAATATAGATAATTATAAAAAACATATAGGAGTTCAGCTTCAGTCTACTCCATTTTTTGATGGATATAGTGTAAAAGATAATATATTAATGTTTTCAGCACTTTATGATATAAAGATGACCGATGAAGAAATAGAAAGCATTACAAAAAAATATGGATTGAATCCGAAAACTCTTGCTATAAAACTTTCAGGAGGCGAACAGAAGAAACTTGCTATAATGATAGCTACTATGCAAAATCCGGACTTACTTATATTTGATGAGCCTACTGCAAGTTTGGATCCTAGAGAAAGGTATAATGTTAAAAATATGTTATTAGAGTTTGCTAAAAATAATAAGACTATACTTTTTACTTCTCATGATTTAGAGGAAGTTGAAGACCTTGCTGGCAAAATAGTATTTTTATATAAAGGCGAGATATTAGAAAGCGGCAGTAAAGAAGAACTTTTAAATAAATATAACTTTGACAGTTTGGAGAAGCTTTACCTGCATATTACTAAATATTAA
- a CDS encoding CPBP family intramembrane glutamic endopeptidase: MEEFQIMNFHTHYLSAFLVLLAISFPTSLVGIFFKLNLGKINTTLPNSLSHLLFVIMIFFTGYIGIINYHIDIYFVVLAFIMSFVCIGLEIFEAMLIHFFKYKFWIKSIEVHEIIEKKNILFDIIILFIGVLCEEMIFRQVFFNITYNLFNINIHIIIILSAFIYSINHIYFGANAVFQKFIVGIIYSLLFVFSSFSIIAPVITHFLQNFILYILSFRRNKREVLN; the protein is encoded by the coding sequence ATGGAGGAATTTCAAATAATGAATTTCCACACCCATTACCTTAGTGCTTTTCTTGTACTGCTTGCCATTTCTTTTCCTACTTCTTTGGTAGGAATATTTTTCAAATTAAATTTAGGAAAGATTAATACTACACTTCCAAATAGTTTAAGTCATCTTTTATTTGTGATAATGATATTTTTTACAGGATATATAGGAATAATTAATTATCATATTGATATTTATTTTGTTGTTTTAGCTTTTATTATGTCCTTTGTATGTATTGGATTAGAAATATTTGAGGCAATGCTGATTCATTTTTTTAAATATAAATTCTGGATAAAAAGTATAGAAGTTCATGAAATAATAGAAAAAAAGAATATATTATTTGATATAATAATATTATTCATAGGTGTTTTATGTGAAGAGATGATTTTCAGGCAGGTTTTTTTTAATATCACTTATAATCTATTTAATATTAATATTCATATTATTATTATACTTTCAGCATTTATATATTCCATTAATCATATATATTTCGGAGCTAATGCTGTATTTCAGAAGTTTATTGTAGGAATTATTTATTCTTTATTGTTTGTATTTTCTTCTTTTAGTATAATAGCACCCGTAATTACTCATTTCTTACAGAACTTTATTTTATATATACTATCATTTAGAAGAAATAAAAGAGAGGTATTAAATTGA